A genomic window from Struthio camelus isolate bStrCam1 chromosome 2, bStrCam1.hap1, whole genome shotgun sequence includes:
- the LOC104150144 gene encoding NAC-alpha domain-containing protein 1, translating to MGEETRCPGAATALEPDLFFTAPSTPVKAAFARLKAAEEEEEEEEEAAAGGGGGSEGPGSPPTSPSGSYMTAEGGSWASSGTASTSPSCSPNLLGDGEAPAGPPFARAPCRSPEEEGDEDDDDVAPFALPEEEEEEEWGTAVPPGRPGADPLLARLLGAAEAGMVPAALLPFRGSLLFEAEAVEIALGPPGTVLTTAEEEEEEEEEDDSASASFLRSLSESSVAEGADEAFAYRDDTSASSDSASYGGDEDERLYGAEHHALLAPGGVELHLDGAAARQEEEEAPPLLSAPTLLGEEEEAPPLFGAPALLDEEEEEKEEAPPSLSADALLGEEEEAAPPLLGAPARPCEEEEEAPPSLSTPSLLDEEEEEVPPLLGAPALLGEEQEAPPLLGAPARPCEEEEEAPPSLSTPALLDEEEEEAPPLLGAPALLDEEEEEKEEAPPSVSASALLGEEEEAPPLLGAPARPCEEEEEAPPLLSTPSLLDEEEEEAPPLLGAPARPCEEEEEAPPLLGASAQPHEEGEEEGAPPLLGAPARPCEEEEEAPPLLGASAQPCEEGEEEGAPPLLGASAWPCEEGEEEEAPPLLGAPALLGEEEEEEEASPSLGAPALLGEEEVPPLLSAPALLGEEEAPPSLGASSLPGEEEEEEAPPLLGAPALLGEEEEAPPSPSAAALPGEEEEEAPPLLSAPALLGEEEAPPSLGASSLPGEEEEEEAPPLLGAPALLGEEEEAPPSPSAAALPGEEEEEAPPLLSAPALLGEKEEAAAPPSPHSPGAPMPPSEEEEAAPSLPSTPVLLEEEEEEAPPLPYGPGTRVPPGEKEEEEAPPSPRGPGTPMPLSEEEEEEEEAPSSPCSSGALTSSDEEEEEAPPLPCSTGAPTSLDEEEEEEAPPSPCSSGAPTSPGEEEEEAPPSPRSAGAPILLSEEEEAPPSPCSSGAPTSPGEEEEEAPPSPCSPVAPTLLDEEEAPPSPHSVEAPTLLGEEEEEAPSSPCRSVAPTSLSEEEEETPSSPCGSGVPTSLSEEEEEAPPSSHGTGAPMLLGEEEKEEEAPPSPCRSGAHTPPGEEEEAPPSPHSAGAPMLLASPSPCRSGAPTSPDEEEEEAAPPSPCSTGAPMLLDEEEEEEAPPSPRIPGAPTSLSEEEAPPSPHSPGVSMPLGEEEEEASPSPCHPEAPAPLGEKEEEAPPPCGHVTPAPLGEEEAAPPSPHVPETPAPLEEEAPPSPCIPEAPGLLGEEEEEEEAPPSPCIPEAPGLLGKEEEEEEAPPSPRIPEAPGLLGEEEEEEAPPSPRIPEAPGLLGEEEEEEAPPSPCIPEAPGLLGEEEEEEAPPSPRIPEVPALLSEEEEAPPLPCSPVPSPHIPEAPGLLGEEEEEVAPPSPRIPEAPALLSEEEEAPPLPCSPVPSPCIPEAPGLLGEEEEEEAAPPSPRIPEAPALLSEEEEAPPLPCSPVALAPLGEEEEEAPQSPCSRGTPTPLGEEDLGGKEPCEASGRVSPGAEVPSEDTTTAPPRFLTCLSEEEEPEEAEGVRQTTSAERDEEGRRLAAGRSAPPDVILGPELEGGRAADGAGLPDAASSEDSRSRSGLAAELPRGARPCPRFTASEREVYVGAPPAPLELLQPPGAFSESGEPPVAAARRLEDRQRVATMLRGSFGPAAARSRAGAASPESGFGNVAGAPVLLAAPQPKDPDVPAEPRAAESARSTPPAPEDEAVLPAATIPLGCEEEEGTAGPDTRHTPDAVATSPLDATDGGDAPPSPAEEDVLPPGHPDAAAAAATTLRPGSPAPTEEVAPRGPAPCPTLSKLIQVPPATSPPPGPELVCAAAARPEEQPSVPPGSRKHLDAPEPSPLPAPHRDKQQPGGKEPRGRKQQPGGKGPRGKEAASAEGRRAARGSVQSESSSSSETELPYRCAEIEHLREAAGITLLEDKKPLAQRRCEANHKGSCNDSESNDESIPELEEPDISEPRPAQTQAQLTHSMGAGEESISKAKQSRSEKKARKAMSKLGLRQIHGVTRITIRKSKNILFVITKPDVFKSPASDIYIVFGEAKIEDLSQQVHKAAAEKFKVPMEHSPLITETAPTLTIKEESEEEEEVDETGLEVRDIELVMAQANVSRPKAVRALRHNNNDIVNAIMELTM from the exons ATGGGCGAGGAGACGCGGTGCCCCGGGGCGGCCACCGCCTTGGAGCCCGACCTCTTCTTCACGGCGCCCTCGACGCCCGTCAAGGCCGCCTTCGCCCGGCTCAAagccgccgaggaggaggaagaggaggaggaagaagcagcggcgggaggaggaggcggcagcgagGGTCCCGGCTCGCCGCCCACCTCGCCCTCGGGCTCCTACATGACGGCGGAGGGAGGCAGCTGGGCCTCCTCGGGCACCGCCAGCACCTCGCCCTCCTGCTCGCCCAACCTGCTGGGCGACGGCgaggcgcccgccgggccgccctTCGCCCGCGCCCCCTGCCGCTCCCCCGAGGAGGAAGGCGATGAAGACGATGACGATGTGGCTCCCTTCGCcctgccggaggaggaggaagaggaggaatggGGGACGGCGGtgccgccgggccggcccggcgccgaCCCGCTGCTGGCACGGCTGCTGGgcgccgccgaggccggcatggtgCCGGCGGCGCTGCTGCCCTTCCGCGGCAGCCTGCTCTTCGAGGCCGAGGCGGTGGAGATCGCcctgggcccccccggcaccGTCCTCACCACtgccgaggaagaggaggaggaggaggaagaagacgaCAGCGCCTCGGCCTCCTTCCTGCGCTCGCTTTCGGAGAGCTCGGTGGCCGAGGGGGCGGACGAGGCCTTCGCCTACCGCGACGACACCTCGGCCTCCTCCGACTCGGCCTCCTACGGTGGCGACGAGGACGAGCGACTCTACGGCGCTGAGCACCATGCGCTGCTGGCCCCCGGCGGCGTCGAGCTCCACCTGGACGGCGCTGCTGCCcgccaggaagaggaggaagcacctCCACTGCTCAGTGCACCTACACTGctgggtgaggaagaggaagcaccTCCATTGTTTGGTGCACCTGCACTGCtggatgaggaagaagaggaaaaggaggaagcacCTCCATCACTCAGTGCAGATGCACTGCTaggtgaggaggaagaagcagcaccTCCATTGCTTGGTGCACCTGCACGGCcatgtgaggaggaagaggaggcacctcCATCACTCAGTACACCCTCACTGCtggatgaggaggaagaggaggtaccTCCATTGCTTGGTGCACCTGCACTGCTGGGTGAGGAGCAGGAAGCACCTCCATTGCTTGGTGCACCTGCACGGCcatgtgaggaggaagaggaggcacctcCATCGCTCAGTACACCTGCACTGctggatgaggaggaagaagaggcaccTCCATTGCTTGGTGCACCTGCACTGctggatgaggaagaggaggaaaaggaggaagcacCTCCATCAGTCAGTGCATCTGCACTGctaggtgaggaggaggaagcaccTCCATTGCTTGGTGCACCTGCACGGCcatgtgaggaggaagaggaggcacctcCATTGCTCAGTACACCCTCACTGctggatgaggaggaagaagaggcaccTCCATTGCTTGGCGCACCTGCACGGCcatgtgaggaggaagaggaggcacctcCATTGCTCGGTGCATCTGCACAGCCAcatgaggagggggaggaagaaggggcacCTCCATTGCTTGGTGCACCTGCACGGCcatgtgaggaggaagaggaggcacctcCATTGCTCGGTGCATCTGCACAGCCAtgtgaggagggggaggaagaaggggcacCTCCATTGCTTGGTGCATCTGCATGGCCAtgtgaggagggggaggaagaggaggcacctcCATTGCTCGGTGCACCTGCCCTGTtgggtgaggaggaagaagaggaggaggcatcTCCATCGCTTGGTGCACCCGCACTGTTGGGTGAGGAGGAGGTACCTCCATTGCTCAGTGCACCTGCCCTGTTGGGTGAGGAGGAGGCACCTCCATCACTTGGTGCATCCTCACTGCcaggtgaggaggaagaagaggaagcaccTCCATTGCTTGGTGCACCTGCCCTgctgggtgaggaggaagaagcaCCTCCATCCCCCAGTGCAGCTGCACTGccaggtgaggaagaggaggaagcacctCCATTGCTCAGTGCACCTGCCCTGTTGGGTGAGGAGGAGGCACCTCCATCACTTGGTGCATCCTCACTGCcaggtgaggaggaagaagaggaagcaccTCCATTGCTTGGTGCACCTGCCCTgctgggtgaggaggaagaagcaCCTCCATCCCCCAGTGCAGCTGCACTGccaggtgaggaagaggaggaagcacctCCATTGCTCAGTGCACCTGCACTGCTgggtgagaaggaggaggcagcagcacctCCATCACCCCACAGCCCTGGGGCACCCATGCCACcaagtgaggaagaggaggcagcacCGTCATTGCCCAGCACACCTGTGCtgctagaggaggaagaggaggaagcacctCCATTGCCCTATGGCCCTGGGACACGTGTGCCACCAGgtgagaaagaagaggaggaggcaccTCCATCACCCCGTGGCCCTGGAACACCCATGCCActgagtgaggaagaagaggaagaagaggaggcacCTTCATCAccctgcagctctggggcactgACATCttcagatgaggaagaggaggaggcaccTCCATTGCCCTGCAGCACTGGTGCACCCACATCACTAGacgaggaagaagaggaggaggcacctccatcaccatgcagctctggggcGCCCACGTCACCaggtgaggaagaagaggaggcacCTCCATCACCCCGCAGTGCTGGAGCACCTATCCTTctgagtgaggaagaggaggcacctcCTTCAccctgcagctctggggcacccacATCACCaggtgaggaagaagaggaggcacCTCCTTCACCCTGCAGCCCTGTGGCACCTACGCTGCTGGATGAGGAAGAGGCACCTCCATCACCCCACAGTGTTGAAGCACCCACGCTGTTgggtgaggaagaagaggaggcacCTTCATCACCCTGCAGATCTGTGGCACCCACATCAttgagtgaggaagaggaggagacaccTTCATCACCCTGCGGATCTGGGGTACCCACATCActgagtgaggaagaagaggaggcacCTCCATCATCCCATGGCACTGGAGCACCCATGCTGCTgggtgaggaagagaaggaggaggaggcacctCCATCACCCTGCAGATCTGGGGCACACACACCACCAGGCGAGGAAGAAGAGGCACCTCCTTCACCCCACAGCGCTGGAGCACCCATGTTGCTGGCATCTCCTTCACCCTGCCGATCTGGGGCACCCACATCACcagacgaggaagaggaggaggcggcaCCTCCATCACCCTGCAGCACTGGAGCACCCATGCTGCtggatgaggaagaagaggaggaggcaccTCCATCACCCCGCATCCCTGGGGCACCCACATCCTTGAGTGAGGAAGAGGCACCTCCATCACCCCACAGCCCTGGGGTGTCCATGCCACTgggtgaggaagaagaggaggcatCTCCATCACCCTGCCACCCCGAGGCACCTGCACCACTGggtgagaaagaggaggaggcacCTCCACCCTGTGGCCATGTGACACCTGCACCATTGGGTGAGGAGGAGGCAGCACCTCCATCACCCCATGTCCCTGAGACACCTGCTCCACTGGAGGAGGAGGCACCTCCATCACCCTGCATCCCTGAGGCACCTGGACTGttgggtgaggaagaggaggaggaggaggcacctcCATCACCCTGCATCCCTGAGGCACCTGGACTGTTGggtaaggaagaggaggaggaggaggcacctcCATCACCCCGCATCCCTGAGGCACCTGGACTGttgggtgaggaagaggaggaggaggcacctcCATCACCCCGCATCCCTGAGGCACCTGGACTGttgggtgaggaagaggaggaggaggcacctcCATCACCCTGCATCCCTGAGGCACCTGGACTGTTgggtgaggaagaagaggaggaggcaccTCCATCACCCCGCATCCCTGAGGTACCTGCACTGctgagtgaggaagaggaggcacctcCATTGCCCTGCAGCCCCGTGCCATCACCCCACATCCCTGAGGCACCTGGACTGttgggtgaggaagaggaggaggtggcacCTCCATCACCCCGCATCCCTGAGGCACCTGCACTCctgagtgaggaagaggaggcacctcCATTGCCCTGCAGCCCCGTGCCATCGCCCTGCATCCCTGAGGCACCTGGACTGttgggtgaggaagaggaggaggaggcggcacctccatcaccccgCATCCCTGAGGCACCTGCACTCctgagtgaggaagaggaggcacctccattgccctgcagccccgtggcactCGCACCActgggcgaggaggaggaggaggcacctcAGTCGCCCTGCAGCCGTGGGACGCCCACGCCGCTGGGCGAGGAAGACCTGGGCGGGAAAGAGCCCTGCGAGGCGAGTGGCCGCGTCTCCCCCGGCGCAGAGGTCCCCTCTGAGGACACCACCACGGCACCGCCGCGCTTCCTCACCTGCCTCTCCGAGGAAGAGGAGCCGGAGGAGGCCGAAGGCGTCCGGCAGACCACCTCCGCAGAGCGGGACGAGGAGGGCCGGCGGCTCGCGGCCGGCCGCTCGGCCCCACCGGACGTCATTTTGGGGCCGGAGctggagggcgggcgggcggcggatgGGGCCGGGCTGCCGGATGCTGCCTCGTCCGAGGACTCGCGGTCCCGCTCCGGCTTGGCCGCCGAGCTgccgcggggagcccggccgTGCCCGCGTTTCACCGCCTCTGAGCGGGAGGTCTACGTgggagccccgccggcccccctcGAACTGCTCCAACCACCCGGTGCCTTTTCGGAGAGCGGCGAGCCGCCCGTGGCCGCCGCTCGCCGGCTCGAGGACCGGCAGCGGGTCGCCACCATGCTGCGAGGCTCCTtcgggccggcggccgcgcgctccagggccggggccgcctcgccGGAGAGCGGCTTCGGCAACGTCGCCGGAGCCCCGGTGCTGCTCGCTGCTCCTCAACCCAAAGATCCCGatgtccccgcggagccccgcgcgGCGGAAAGCGCCCGCTCGACTCCTCCGGCGCCGGAGGACGAGGCCGTGCTGCCGGCCGCCACCATCCCACTGGGatgcgaggaagaggaggggacgGCGGGACCTGACACCCGGCACACGCCGGATGCGGTGGCCACCAGCCCGTTGGATGCCACCGATGGTGGAGATGCTCCTCCGAGCCCCGCGGAGGAGGATGTCCTACCTCCGGGGCACCcggatgctgctgctgccgctgccaccACCCTCCGGCCGGGCTCGCCCGCACCCACGGAGGAGGTGGCaccccggggtcctgccccctgccccacgctCTCCAAACTCATCCAAGTGCCTCCTGCCACCTCGCCGCCTCCCGGCCCGGAGCTGGTCTGCGCCGCCGCCGCACGGCCCGAGGAGCAGCCATCCGTCCCGCCGGGCTCCCGGAAGCACCTGGACG cccccgagccgtcgccgctgccggccccgcacAGGGACAAGCAGCAGCCCGGCGGCAAAGAGCCGCGGGGCCGGAAGCAGCAGCCCGGCGGCAAAGGCCCGCGGGGCAAGGAGGCGGCCTCGGCCgagggccggcgggcggcccgcggcTCCGTGCAGTCCGAGTCGAGCTCCTCCAGCGAGACGGAGCTGCCTTACCGCTGCGCCGAGATCGAGCACCTGCGCGAGGCCGCCGGCATCACCCTGCTCGAGGACAAGAAGCCCCTGGCGCAGAGGCGGTGCGAGGCCAACCATAAAG GGTCTTGCAACGACTCGGAGAGCAACGACGAGTCCATCCCAGAGCTGGAGGAGCCCGACATCTCGGAGCCGCGGCCAGCCCAGACCCAG GCCCAGCTCACCCACTCGATGGGCGCCGGGGAGGAGAGCATAAGCAAAGCGAAGCAGAGCCGGAGCGAGAAGAAGGCCAGGAag GCCATGTCCAAGCTGGGACTGAGGCAGATCCACGGCGTCACCCGCATCACCATCCGCAAGTCCAAGAACATCCTCTTCGTCATCACCAAGCCCGACGTGTTCAAGAGCCCCGCGTCCGACATCTACATCGTCTTCGGGGAGGCCAAG ATCGAGGACCTGTCGCAGCAAGTGCACAAGGCTGCAGCAGAGAAGTTCAAGGTGCCCATGGAGCACTCGCCGCTGATCACGGAGACGGCCCCTACCCTCACCATCAAGGAggagagcgaggaggaggaagag GTGGATGAGACGGGGCTGGAAGTGAGGGACATCGAGCTGGTCATGGCTCAGGCCAACGTCTCGCGCCCCAAAGCCGTGCGGGCCCTCAGGCACAACAACAACGACATCGTCAACGCCATCATG GAGCTGACCATGTAG